One stretch of Eupeodes corollae chromosome 2, idEupCoro1.1, whole genome shotgun sequence DNA includes these proteins:
- the LOC129944208 gene encoding uncharacterized protein LOC129944208, protein METVFLNSDIARMVLGYLRKQRLDKAAEVFCKTSPFLEKEYEVLKQGYRLFGFKEDLLETIIKEYCKITTKVDKAIELMPLSVRDNLQQKNLSAKVSSLIHHHHTHSSPLINENKENTSAANKRKRISTGSTDCDIQFANDDSMLPPATVIKRPRMSRPSMPIKKKTTNPKDIEILSQSEFCNDSVDDDVDDEDADADVEDEPAETFKLPSITQHSTSTPRLLNSNSEEDLALTSVPLQDISQALLDNQEFQEKLVRNINKALQSSTCPPSTSEERAGDNYLMDELETVVKNATEATEVDPIFDEFLKRVVSAQVFPNDPSNDISEIEQPLEEEEPPKQPPSQQQTVQPDSVIAPPPPIPGVNINNNTSFGSLIDPNFSISNLIVLNSNESAQKNHPHDPVMGNNADGSQIINTSTLDNQVYFDHSTGQLTCPLILSSDGLLNLPFFINNELIQQLQGDINLDTSRIEIPLAEPLILSADQMPANAVILRSSQKVEIPPKAISTMPPSESNIGAEIPQHGTTPSTGILNARSFKSLSTPRKKSHVRTLSFSPMPTGKQLLKRIAPAPAPAPAPGAAIIDKEVATTSTREDEVTIVNNVEIASRIEVIPELESENSNSVSNQTVIQKDLQDTPKRKERSRTVKRVLSKENEEGTAKTKVQSPSQQENEEVEDSDEKLANKILISQMQLKEWKRMRETTQSNFDTYLRQVNAELPKPSRRNPPKRKKRKILSPGGKNTQATNSTRSKTRLKAAKEKTQAAKLAASKAQSKSTTTKNKNKKEKSPTDAAVAASLAPSTTAMKKKKRKQDLVNKSVYNIKIPTPNSKTETATKSAKKVTKKSPTTKKSPAKLKVAKEAAESVVTFIQPSVAVAGVAAPPPPTYHPIVKLEEEREKRTANIACLLDTPFKALDEQLLVPPPTPGLVPSSLDTPVFKMIDSFRNFSEVKNSNILTPQFAITPGCTLTPFPKDTPRSLTHQIPTDYSSGGSYYRPDESDDLDKIIDKQLRDSAQKRKTDETPIVTPNKCSDLVEQKIPCEPVVLSRVKSFVDEDAVQAPVDLHYTLAAGLPELTDDEEDELPTSALSTTSSSSSSSSSSSSSSSSSSSAPSSPKPKNLSSASLVNMDNLSEISSTEDDDWSKDVPEKVAAATADDPLAANSQLVNNEWEVRYPVRSWLTPKKADPSPAPPKPPMVVIEDIQSKVIRQKQLSDLELKKQRMKAKLSTDLKKPSRPIYVPPVVIKPHSPKSKSSIHSTTAKSKITTIRNQYVMSTVTTKEKKVMKVMTPLKITEVDILENSPPGPSNEKIDVLTALNLLSAKKKTPEGKAIKSSLVVASTSAKALKAQAQKKVAPKESTTKAKSKIKVKVNIKPSSLAKTTKKTALNSKKLNQSKSSPKRPSTVRQSSRAVRMPKALENFSTASKRNNGVATPPTTAPKKNVKPTPKTSKKNQTVLVTDPVPVLKPLIMPFEMKMEKIDPPRDELAEPEAAVHENVLKPNSLKSSPETIKSLETVPPCSDSVVAEDDEDEDEDDPYELCELTLIDESDTKRYRHFTYNGPDGVEPPTQTSPKKSHELNIFLNPNEKHCVKASEEFVLFSCSPKKISPPTTLKSVVRNIPKKRPIKMSICETEPVTEAVDAQTAAGQVEGQISPPEQRFNSPPSLTSTPIVPPLKISKLQKAAASRDKKAEKLITTRSNKDHKKCTIISQHQSPTKAPAEESPHPSKSCAKEPVDSCSPNQSHEKDNKPRSKTKSTTNVDLKSSPSSSTVSSSTHPKKQPVEAKSSTELPLDIDVILSKLHG, encoded by the exons tGGACAAGGCAATTGAATTAATGCCGCTGTCTGTGCGAGATAATTTGCAGCAAAAGAATCTATCAGCAAAAGTAAGTTCCTTGATTCATCATCACCACACTCATTCATCTCCCctaattaatgaaaacaaagaaaacacttCAGCAGCAAATAAGCGTAAAAG aatATCAACGGGAAGCACAGATTGTGATATTCAATTTGCAAATGACGATAGTATGCTTCCACCAGCGACCGTAATCAAACGTCCTCGAATGTCACGACCTTCAATGCCAATCAAGAAAAAAACCACCAACCCAAAAGACATTGAAATTCTAAGTCAATCGGAATTTTGTAATGATTCCGTTGATGACGATGTAGATGACGAGGATGCCGATGCTGATGTCGAGGACGAACCTGCGGAGACTTTCAAACTACCCAGCATAACACAACACTCCACATCAACCCCACGGTTATTAAATTCCAATTCAGAAGAAGATTTGGCCTTAACTTCGGTTCCA tTACAGGACATATCGCAAGCGCTGCTTGATAACCAAGAATTTCAAGAGAAACTTGTTAGAAATATCAATAAAGCCTTGCAGAGCTCAACATGCCCGCCATCGACCTCCGAAGAGAGAGCAGGGGACAACTATTTGATGGACGAATTGGAAACAGTTGTAAAAAACGCCACAGAAGCAACTGAAGTTGATCCAATATTTGATGAGTTCCTTAAACGAGTTGTTT CTGCTCAAGTTTTTCCCAATGATCCATCGAATGACATTTCGGAGATAGAGCAACCACTGGAAGAAGAAGAACCGCCAAAACAGCCGCCATCCCAACAACAAACGGTCCAACCTGACTCCGTAATAGCACCACCACCACCCATTCCCGGTGTTAACATCAACAATAACACATCATTCGGGTCGTTGATCGATCCGAATTTCTCCATAtccaatttaattgttttgaattcgAATGAAAGCGCCCAGAAAAACCATCCACACGACCCAGTCATGGGAAACAATGCCGATGGCAGTCAAATAATCAACACAAGCACCCTGGACAACCAGGTGTACTTTGACCATTCCACCGGTCAACTGACGTGTCCGCTGATCCTCTCCAGCGATGGCCTCCTGAATCTCCCATTCTTCATAAACAATGAGCTCATACAACAGCTGCAGGGTGACATTAATCTAGACACTTCTCGCATTGAGATTCCACTGGCGGAACCTTTGATTCTATCTGCCGATCAAATGCCCGCAAATGCCGTGATTCTGAGAAGCTCACAGAAGGTCGAAATTCCTCCCAAGGCGATATCAACCATGCCGCCAAGTGAAAGCAACATAGGTGCCGAAATACCACAACATGGAACAACCCCATCGACGGGTATTTTGAATGCAAGGAGCTTCAAGAGTTTGTCTACACCCAGGAAGAAGTCTCACGTAAGGACACTGAGTTTCTCCCCTATGCCTACTGGGAAGCAGCTTCTAAAGCGAATAGCTCCAGCTCCTGCTCCTGCTCCTGCCCCTGGAGCTGCAATTATAGACAAGGAGGTGGCCACCACATCTACCCGTGAGGATGAAGTAACTATCGTTAACAACGTCGAAATTGCTTCACGCATCGAAGTGATTCCCGAATTAGAATCGGAGAATTCCAACAGTGTCAGCAATCAAACTGTCATCCAGAAAGACCTTCAAGACACTCCGAAGCGAAAggaaagatcaaggaccgtcaAGCGAGTCCTCTCCAAGGAAAACGAAGAAGGCACAGCAAAGACCAAGGTGCAATCACCTTCACAACAAGAAAACGAGGAAGTAGAAGACAGTGACGAGAAACTAGCAAATAAAATTCTCATAAGTCAAATGCAATTGAAAGAATGGAAGCGAATGAGAGAAACAACCCAATCGAACTTCGACACATATTTGCGGCAAGTCAATGCCGAACTTCCAAAACCATCCCGGCGGAATCCACCCAAGAGGAAAAAGCGAAAAATCCTATCGCCTGGTGGGAAAAATACACAAGCCACAAACAGCACAAGGTCAAAGACGCGGCTTAAAGCAGCCAAGGAGAAAACCCAGGCAGCCAAGTTGGCGGCCTCGAAGGCCCAATCAAAATCGACCACCACaaagaacaagaacaagaaagaaaaaagtccaACCGACGCCGCCGTGGCCGCTTCCCTAGCCCCGAGTACAACAgcgatgaagaagaagaaacgaaAGCAAGACCTCGTGAATAAATCGGTCTACAACATTAAGATCCCCACGCCTAACAGCAAGACAGAAACTGCCACAAAATCTGCGAAAAAGGTGACGAAAAAAAGTCCAACTACCAAAAAATCCCCCGCAAAATTGAAAGTTGCCAAAGAAGCCGCCGAAAGTGTGGTGACTTTCATTCAGCCATCGGTAGCAGTAGCAGGAGTAGcagcaccaccaccaccaacatATCATCCAATTGTCAAACTAGAAGAAGAACGTGAGAAACGAACTGCTAATATAGCCTGCCTACTAGACACGCCCTTCAAGGCGTTAGACGAGCAACTATTGGTTCCACCGCCAACACCCGGACTGGTTCCGTCTTCCCTAGACACCCCCGTCTTCAAGATGATTGATTCATTTAGAAATTTCTCCGAAGTCAAGAACAGCAACATCTTGACTCCCCAATTTGCCATCACTCCCGGTTGCACACTGACGCCCTTTCCCAAAGACACGCCGCGAAGTTTAACCCATCAAATACCAACGGATTATTCCTCGGGCGGCTCATACTACAGACCCGATGAGTCGGATGATCTGGACAAAATAATCGACAAACAACTTCGGGATTCGGCCCAGAAGCGAAAGACCGATGAGACGCCGATTGTCACTCCAAACAAATGCTCGGATCTGGTCGAGCAGAAGATTCCCTGTGAACCTGTGGTTCTGAGTCGAGTGAAGTCGTTTGTGGACGAAGATGCAGTCCAAGCTCCTGTCGATCTGCATTATACCCTTGCAGCTGGCTTGCCAGAACTTACTGACGACGAAGAAGATGAACTTCCTACGTCAGCCCTCTCCACAACTTCGTCATCTTCATCCTCgtcctcatcgtcatcgtcgtcttcctcatcatcgtcatcggcGCCATCATCACCAAAGCCAAAGAATCTTAGCAGTGCTTCTCTGGTCAATATGGACAATCTCTCGGAGATAAGTAGCACCGAGGATGATGACTGGAGCAAAGACGTACCGGAAAAGGTTGCTGCTGCAACAGCGGACGATCCCTTGGCAGCGAATTCACAACTAGTGAATAACGAGTGGGAAGTGCGGTATCCTGTGAGAAGTTGGCTGACGCCCAAAAAGGCTGACCCTTCTCCTGCTCCTCCAAAACCGCCAATGGTCGTCATCGAGGATATCCAAAGCAAAGTCATCCGCCAGAAGCAACTCTCGGATTTGGAATTGAAAAAGCAACGAATGAAGGCGAAATTGTCCACAGATCTGAAGAAACCCTCTCGACCGATTTATGTTCCCCCCGTAGTGATCAAGCCTCACTCACCCAAGTCCAAGTCATCCATCCATTCGACGACGGCCAAATCGAAAATAACCACAATTCGAAATCAGTACGTCATGTCGACGGTGACGACGAAAGAGAAGAAAGTGATGAAAGTTATGACGCCCCTCAAAATCACCGAAGTGGATATTCTGGAGAACTCACCGCCCGGACCGAGTAATGAGAAAATTGATGTCCTCACAGCCTTGAATCTTTTGTCTGCGAAAAAGAAGACACCTGAGGGTAAGGCGATTAAGTCTTCCTTAGTCGTTGCGAGCACTTCGGCAAAGGCTTTGAAAGCCCAAGCCCAAAAGAAGGTGGCGCCAAAGGAGTCGACGACGAAGGCAAAAAGCAAGATCAAAGTCAAAGTAAACATCAAACCTTCGTCTTTAGCGAAAACTACCAAAAAAACTGCACtcaattcgaaaaaattgaatCAATCGAAATCGTCACCCAAACGTCCTTCCACCGTGAGGCAATCATCTCGAGCCGTTCGAATGCCAAAAGCCCTTGAGAATTTCTCAACCGCGTCGAAGAGAAACAATGGAGTAGCAACGCCTCCAACGACGGCTCCTAAGAAGAATGTCAAACCGACGCCAAAAACATCCAAAAAGAACCAAACTGTTTTAGTTACGGACCCAGTTCCAGTTCTCAAACCACTTATTATGCCATTCGAAATGAAAATGGAGAAGATCGATCCGCCCAGGGACGAACTAGCGGAACCAGAGGCAGCAGTCCATGAAAATGTACTCAAACCGAATTCGCTTAAATCTTCTCCAGAGACTATCAAATCCCTCGAAACTGTCCCTCCTTGCAGTGACAGTGTTGTTGCTGAAGATGATGAGGATGAAGACGAAGACGATCCTTATGAGCTCTGCGAGCTTACGCTAATCGATGAATCCGATACGAAGCGATACCGACACTTCACTTACAACGGTCCCGATGGGGTCGAGCCACCAACTCAAACATCACCCAAGAAATCTCATGAATTGAATATATTCTTGAATCCAAATGAGAAGCACTGCGTAAAGGCTTCCGaggagtttgttttattttcctgcAGCCCTAAAAAGATTTCCCCGCCAACTACTCTCAAGAGTGTCGTTCGGAATATTCCAAAAAAGCGACCAATTAAAATGTCGATTTGTGAGACGGAACCCGTCACTGAAGCAGTTGATGCACAAACGGCAGCAGGACAGGTGGAAGGCCAAATATCTCCTCCCGAGCAACGATTTAATTCACCGCCCAGTCTGACATCCACTCCAATTGTTCCACCGCTTAAGATTTCCAAATTGCAGAAGGCAGCTGCCTCGCGGGATAAAAAGGCTGA AAAGCTCATCACAACCCGCTCCAACAAAGATCACAAAAAATGTACAATAATCTCTCAACATCAAAGTCCTACAAAAGCGCCCGCCGAGGAATCTCCACACCCCTCCAAGTCATGTGCAAAAGAACCCGTTGATTCATGTTCACCTAATCAATCCCATGAAAAGGATAACAAACCAAGATCCAAAACTAAATCAACGACTAATGTCGATTTAAAGTCATCGCCTTCTTCGTCTACAGTTTCTTCCTCAACTCATCCAAAGAAGCAACCGGTTGAAGCAAAAAGTTCAACTGAACTTCCACTTGACATAGATGtaatactttcaaaattacatggctaa